CCAAGAGACGAAGGGACCAAGACAAATAAAGAAGGACAAAGACAGAATAAAGAAGGTacatgaagagagaaaaagaaaacaggaGCCTGGCAAATTAAGCCCTCTGTAcgccaagaagaagaagccaaCAACATAAGAACCAGCAACAGTTGTTGCTCAGTAGTCGGTGCTTGGGAGCTGCTCGTGGGTGCTGGAGATGAAGAAGAACTCGTAGACGAGCCCGGCGAGGCCGCCGCCGATGAGCGGACCGGCCCAGTATACCCAGTGGTTGTTCCAGGACCAGCTCACCAGCGCCGGACCGAAGGACACCGCCGGGTTCATCGACGCCCCGTCGAAGGCCCCGCCGGCGAGGATGTTGGCTCCCACGATGAAACCGATCGCGATCGGTGCAATCGTCCCGAGGCTGCCCTTCTTGGGGTCCAAGGCGGTGGCGTAGACGGTGTAGACGAGGCCGAAGGTCATGACGATCTCGAGGACGAGCGCCTCCCAAACGCTGATGCCGGTGAGGCCGAAGGTGCCGGTGGAGAGGCCGCCGGTGGAGAAGCGGAGGAGGAAGCAGGCAATAGTGGAGCCGAGGAGCTGCGCTATCCAGTAGAGAATTCCTCTGAGAAGAGTGATGTTGCCGCCGACGAAGGCGCCGAAGGTCACCGCCGGGTTGACGTGCCCGCCGGAGATGTTGGCACCCACGGACACCGCCACGAACAGACCGAAGGCGTGCGCCAGCGACGCTGCCACCAGGCCTGCCGGCGTGGTCGCACTGCCGCCAGTTAGCTTGCCTGTCAAGTGTCGACCCCAcaacaacaataaaaaaaaaaagaaatgaaacgaTCAATTCATTTATAATGATGATTCTACAAAAAAGTGAAAGAAGACtgaacgaaaaaaaaaataaaagaaggatGAGGATAAATATCGCACTGAAAGCCATGCCGGAGCCCTGGCCGGCGAAGACGAAGATGAGAGTGCAGATGAACTCAGCGAGGGCGGCTTTGAGGGCGTTCGGATGAGTCGCCTCCTCCCGAGTCCCGATCGCTATCCGAGAAATcggcatttttttcttttttcttttgtttttctgcaCCCCTGCTCGCCCTCTCCGGTGTCTCTCTGTAACTGAAGGTGCAACAGAGGGATTAATTTATATAGCGGGGAGGACtgaggagggaggggggagacAGGGAGCAGCCGGTTAGCCGGTGGAGGCCTTTGGGGCGCTTCCATTTTTTTGCACTCGGTACAGCTCAGCGTCGTCCGTCCTTGCGCTGAGGTTTTGCCACGTGTTCTTTCGGGATTGGCCTAGTTCGGAGGCTGTGGTGACGTTACCGACAACACACGGGTTTTGTCCGGATTCTGCTCGGATGTTTGAGTTGTTACAGCAATTTATCCTTTTATTGGATTCATTGAGCTTAAAAACATGGAGGCTGGTGGGGCCTACCGGATTTATGCCTCTTGGAGACCGAGACATTGTCCGAGTAGGGTGGTTGCTGTTTGTGATGAATCAGCTGGGTGGGGATGGTGTCGTCGGCCACGTTTAGGATAATAATTTTAACTCTGTTTCCGGAAGCCTCCATGGATGGAATTAAACTAAAGTCTGAAAAATTTCTTAGCCTCTGGATGTGGTCGTAAGGTAGTTGGTGATCCACCGTATCCACATACTGGCTGCATATTTTATTTAGTGTTATTTTATGTTAAATAGCTTCCCGTGAGAGCTCCCGTTAACCTATACACACACCGAAAGAAAAATCACCTGCCACCTAGGTGATAGCATGGTAGTATAGGAGCGATAATTTTATCCGAGTTGTCCAAATTTGAAACACACgaacgtcgattaaattagaaGACCAGATGCTCCACACCCGGACGGCTCGTTGGCGGATATGATTTTCTTTCATTTGTACTGAGGTAgtgctggggtgacgtacccacacgtgaggcggtgaGCCCATAGGTCGAAAaaggcacgcgaaacctgcgaTTTGTATCGAACATTTTCTGATGGAAGGGAGGTCCGGTAGTAAAGTTGCTATGCGAGTGGGCTAGTCCCTCCCCCCCTCCTATTttttaccacaaaaaaaaaaaatcacctaaaaaataaaaaaatattttgctaaaaaaaaagagCGCTTGCATATGATCTAGTGCTATCGTATTTGAGATACATATGTGTGTTCAAGATATATATTTGATTTAAAAAATTGTACACAAACCATTAATATTTTTTGGGGTACAAACACAAGCCACTTGTTCATTCCTCCTTATGGAAAAGATTCCATTTCACTTTATTATCTTGTGGATCGCAAACCTTGTTAGTCATTATCGTTCTTAGTTTGTCAAAATAACTATATCCCTTGTAACATTTTTCTTACAactaaacaaataaaaatacattggaaaacaagttcttttaatcatatttttaaaatatagttTTAGAATCAATTGAAACTAATAATAGAATAATTTCATTGTTCTCAACTTCGATTCGACTCAAAAAATGAGCTTCCACTTAGCATAAACCCCGCGCAGCTAAAATCTTTTAGTAGGTTTGTTTCTGGTGGATCCATTACATGAGCATATATCTTAAAACCAAATGTTATTTACTTGATGTTGaagtaaaattttttttatcttcctAAACAATAAATATTTGAATGAATGAAGGGAGGGACGGACAAATGAAGGAATGAATGAAGGGAGGGACGGACAAATGAaggaatgaatgaaggaacgaaAAATGAAAGAATGTTGGCCTTGATGTGCTTTGACTTTATCCGATCATCATTAATGTACACTCTGTTAACTACTCCCATGCGCATGAAGGTGATTGCAATAGCTTCGATCTTTGTTTTTTGCGTTACCGCGTACCTCACCATTGAAACTTCAAGAAATGGGCTTTGGCACGGAAAAGGACTGGTTTTGTGACATTTTCTGTCTTATTCCTAAATTTAAAATGCCATTGTTAGTTGGATGATATGCCGAAGACGCATCCTCAAGTCATATTATTCCCAAGGGAAAAGGACAGGATGGCAAGCCGGTTCCTTCAGAACCACATATTTAAAGTTGTTGGATTAAGGACTTTGGGTATAACCTAATTATTAGATAAATAAGCAAGACCCTACCAAGTTACCaactccttgatatatttttaattaacttATTGGTGTAATGGGACACAGCAAGTGTAGGGAGCCCAGCCCTACCCCCGGAGGGAATCATGTGCCCCCTTAGAGGGAGGTTCAAGGCACGTGCTAAGGCACATGGATCAGTGGATATGGGTTACTGAATCCTCTTGGGATATGGTGGTTCGGAGGACACAACTTTTCtatcttttattcttttctggACATCTAAAGAAGTCGGTCGGGTTAAGCCTCTCCAGCAATCATGCTCGTTAGAGGAGGATCAGGCCGAACCAAGTTATTGTATTTTAGAAACGAGATCGCCACAAACCTGCACGTAGGGGACGAATCACAT
Above is a genomic segment from Phoenix dactylifera cultivar Barhee BC4 chromosome 2, palm_55x_up_171113_PBpolish2nd_filt_p, whole genome shotgun sequence containing:
- the LOC103706129 gene encoding probable aquaporin TIP1-1; the encoded protein is MPISRIAIGTREEATHPNALKAALAEFICTLIFVFAGQGSGMAFSKLTGGSATTPAGLVAASLAHAFGLFVAVSVGANISGGHVNPAVTFGAFVGGNITLLRGILYWIAQLLGSTIACFLLRFSTGGLSTGTFGLTGISVWEALVLEIVMTFGLVYTVYATALDPKKGSLGTIAPIAIGFIVGANILAGGAFDGASMNPAVSFGPALVSWSWNNHWVYWAGPLIGGGLAGLVYEFFFISSTHEQLPSTDY